A window of the Burkholderia sp. 9120 genome harbors these coding sequences:
- a CDS encoding flagellar brake protein, protein MDMNQSNGQTEAPGQPHASPDESSNDFGRRNPLEIGVQLRNLVNRGDFLTAQYASGQLVTRLLDVDVRGRTFTFDWGALAEQNQGLLAAPRCQFHAQPDGVRVEFATSTPRETRYEGLPAFEADFPEVLFYVQRREYFRVDAPILDPYMCTGRLPEGDTFRFEVHDLSLGGVGMRTTDERVAELPMGTQLLDCELMLGALGRLSLDLQLVSHRSTALPNGTQRYQLGFRFLTLPGSAENTLQRLITQLEMKRRSLVR, encoded by the coding sequence ATGGATATGAACCAGTCGAATGGCCAGACCGAAGCGCCCGGCCAGCCGCACGCTTCACCAGACGAAAGTTCCAACGATTTCGGTCGTCGCAATCCGCTGGAGATCGGCGTACAGCTACGCAATCTCGTCAATCGCGGCGATTTCCTCACTGCTCAATACGCGAGCGGCCAGCTCGTCACGCGGCTGCTCGACGTCGACGTGCGCGGGCGCACCTTCACGTTCGACTGGGGCGCGCTCGCCGAACAGAACCAGGGCCTGCTGGCCGCGCCGCGCTGCCAGTTCCATGCGCAGCCGGACGGCGTGCGCGTCGAGTTCGCCACCTCCACACCGCGCGAGACCCGCTACGAAGGGCTGCCGGCGTTCGAAGCCGACTTCCCCGAGGTGCTGTTTTACGTGCAGCGCCGCGAATATTTCCGCGTCGATGCGCCGATTCTCGATCCGTACATGTGTACCGGCCGTTTGCCTGAGGGCGATACGTTCCGCTTCGAAGTGCACGATCTGTCGCTGGGCGGCGTCGGCATGCGCACCACCGACGAACGCGTCGCCGAATTGCCGATGGGCACCCAGCTGCTGGATTGCGAGCTGATGCTCGGCGCGCTCGGCCGTCTTTCGCTCGATCTGCAACTGGTGTCGCACCGCTCCACCGCGTTGCCGAACGGCACGCAGCGCTACCAGTTGGGCTTCCGTTTTCTGACGCTGCCGGGCAGCGCCGAAAACACGCTGCAACGCCTGATCACGCAGCTCGAAATGAAGCGCCGCTCGCTGGTGCGCTGA